One stretch of Halobiforma lacisalsi AJ5 DNA includes these proteins:
- a CDS encoding DEAD/DEAH box helicase, which produces MNEQDLVDIEVTHDDPDDLVDSYSSGISDFPFHRQTVVANRLLAGQPDTELRSLSRVDEEEVKLLEHQVDAAHRALFEMDGKALLADEVGLGKTIEVGMILKEMHYRETDDSVLILTPAQLAKQWQGELLEKFGLEFVCNYDDEFQGFDAHNRIIASIDTAKSDRHRAMVLARDWDVLVMDEAHYVKNEETDRYDLIDKLTYDYAFFLTATPIQNELTDLYNIVSLLRPGLFGSRDTFHQYFINSNQETLVNRDELQRRLGQVMIRNRREDTDIDFTDRIIDTRTFEPSEAEQELYDEVTEYVRGAYSQDSGQKLVLMLLQKEVVSSPAALEQTILKQLNEQNELTHRNELETILDKIDAIDTITKQERLFDIVEEVRENVEMGRVIVFTQFRPTQRQVLQALDEQGYTTHAFHGGHSSQEKEDIVNQFREEGGVLVSTDAMNEGRNLQFCNIMVNYDLPWNPMKVEQRIGRIHRIGQKRKVYVFNMGLKGTIEEYVLERLYHKIDLFQQTVGELSTILTRLEDSGRSFEDEIFERLTNADSEVDLENDFDSMAIDLEEQQDLSQKVEEFNSGVFESFDLGADDD; this is translated from the coding sequence ATGAACGAGCAGGACCTCGTCGACATCGAGGTCACACACGATGACCCGGACGATCTTGTTGACTCCTATTCCTCGGGAATCTCTGATTTTCCCTTTCACCGGCAGACCGTCGTGGCGAATCGCCTTCTTGCGGGACAGCCGGACACCGAATTACGATCGCTCTCTCGCGTCGACGAAGAGGAGGTCAAACTCCTCGAACACCAGGTCGACGCTGCTCACAGGGCCCTCTTCGAGATGGATGGGAAGGCACTCCTCGCTGACGAAGTTGGCCTCGGAAAGACGATCGAAGTCGGCATGATCCTGAAGGAGATGCACTACCGCGAGACTGACGATTCGGTGCTAATCCTCACTCCGGCGCAGCTGGCCAAGCAGTGGCAAGGCGAACTCCTCGAGAAGTTCGGACTCGAGTTCGTCTGCAACTACGACGACGAGTTCCAGGGGTTCGACGCACACAATCGCATCATCGCCAGCATCGACACCGCGAAGAGCGACCGACACCGGGCCATGGTCCTCGCTCGAGACTGGGACGTCCTCGTGATGGACGAGGCTCACTATGTGAAAAACGAGGAGACAGATCGCTATGACCTCATCGATAAACTCACCTACGACTACGCGTTCTTCCTTACGGCAACGCCTATCCAGAATGAGCTCACTGACCTCTACAATATCGTGTCCTTGCTCCGCCCCGGATTATTCGGCAGTCGGGATACGTTCCATCAATACTTCATAAACAGCAATCAGGAGACGTTAGTGAACCGGGACGAGTTACAGCGGCGGTTGGGCCAAGTGATGATCCGAAACCGCCGTGAGGACACGGACATCGACTTTACAGACCGTATTATCGATACACGAACCTTCGAGCCGAGCGAGGCGGAGCAAGAACTCTACGACGAAGTGACAGAGTATGTCCGCGGCGCCTACAGCCAGGACAGCGGCCAGAAGTTGGTGTTGATGCTGCTCCAGAAAGAGGTCGTCAGTAGCCCAGCTGCACTCGAACAAACGATTCTCAAACAGCTCAACGAACAGAACGAGCTGACTCATCGGAACGAACTCGAGACCATCCTCGACAAGATCGACGCGATTGACACCATCACAAAGCAGGAGCGACTGTTCGATATCGTGGAAGAAGTCCGTGAGAACGTCGAGATGGGACGCGTTATTGTATTTACCCAGTTCCGACCAACCCAGCGTCAGGTTCTCCAAGCGTTGGACGAGCAAGGATACACCACTCACGCGTTCCACGGCGGACACTCGAGCCAGGAAAAGGAGGACATCGTAAACCAGTTCCGGGAAGAGGGTGGCGTTCTCGTCTCTACCGACGCGATGAACGAGGGTCGCAACCTTCAGTTTTGCAATATCATGGTGAACTACGACCTCCCATGGAATCCAATGAAGGTCGAACAACGGATCGGGCGGATTCACCGGATTGGCCAGAAGCGAAAGGTCTACGTGTTCAATATGGGGCTGAAAGGCACTATCGAGGAGTACGTACTAGAACGGCTCTATCACAAGATCGATCTCTTCCAGCAGACGGTCGGCGAGCTGAGCACGATTCTCACTCGGCTCGAGGACTCCGGGCGGAGCTTCGAAGACGAAATCTTCGAGCGGCTAACCAACGCAGACTCCGAGGTTGATCTCGAGAACGACTTCGACTCGATGGCGATCGATCTTGAGGAACAACAGGACCTCTCACAGAAGGTCGAGGAGTTCAATAGCGGCGTCTTCGAGAGCTTCGATCTGGGAGCAGACGATGACTGA
- a CDS encoding DUF1156 domain-containing protein, translated as MSQDHQSGDRTELPIERGFPIERVNEIASKETTGGAREYYRPIYCMHKWWARRAGSVFRAISLYTLLDEETEFEVRDPGSNGTLDMFTESDDIRESIRDIDLSNPEGIWDLYSKDVRVSDKKVLDPFMGGGTSLGESSRFGVEATGYDINPVAWFITKKEMEAHSTDPEELEEAFQGIKEAVEDEVKQYYKTSCPNGDHEADVMYYLWVKELDCISCGETVPLFEDYRVGRGRYENKGKYNVYCPKCESITLVEDWQNDCECNHCNHKFVPKDGNVTRGGNYTCEECGQKYGIRDAINEQGDYDLRLYALEYYCSSCDDKSNVDRSNIKGYKAVDLRDHELFESAQDSWKQQENLHNYIPTEKIADGWYTASTKFEGSAPGAHDIKEFGYENWADMFNERQLLCLSTILREIDKIEDQNIKEYLLLAFTGCLNRNNMMVGYNYVHNQITNIFKSNSFDPPQRPAENNVWGLKHGTGPFYRKFELIKRAVEYAHAPTDRYIEDGETIETPGFDTPLGENTNVICDDLRNIDAENEYDAVITDPPYYDNVLYSELSDFFYVWQKIVLEDEYDCFSSDKTSRSEIVANPAQDKGVEEFEAELREAFEVVHKALKEDGVLTFTYHHSDSESWGELLEALCDSGFVVTATYPVTADLQKLTKGEAVSFDIIVVARPAIEREPISWTSLRRNIVRTAGVTREQLEAERDLSAGDIGVVEMGECFAEYSNHHGEVRRDGETMSAKEVVDEIYGIIQEESDLGEIDVFLDLLEEWKPTYNDLNKLCRGTNATPDGLKEMRLFFMDGNDLILGTWDNQKRQAYIQDKVSDEDRDLNNLDKAQYLRYLFEEGKSSTKYLERWETDDLEELCEGLAEATGDETYLKMLGVDTSLPEYTTE; from the coding sequence ATGTCGCAGGATCACCAGTCCGGTGACCGGACCGAACTCCCTATTGAACGCGGATTCCCGATCGAACGGGTCAATGAGATCGCATCAAAAGAAACGACCGGTGGGGCACGCGAGTACTATCGGCCGATCTATTGTATGCACAAATGGTGGGCTCGACGTGCAGGATCCGTTTTTCGAGCAATCTCTCTATACACCTTGCTCGATGAGGAAACGGAGTTCGAAGTTCGAGATCCTGGTTCGAACGGTACGCTCGATATGTTCACTGAAAGCGACGATATCCGAGAATCAATTCGTGATATCGATCTCTCGAATCCAGAGGGAATCTGGGATCTCTATTCAAAGGACGTTCGAGTGAGTGACAAGAAGGTCCTTGACCCATTCATGGGTGGTGGGACATCGCTCGGAGAGTCATCTCGATTTGGTGTTGAAGCAACGGGATACGACATTAATCCTGTTGCGTGGTTCATAACAAAGAAAGAGATGGAAGCTCATTCAACGGATCCTGAAGAGTTGGAAGAAGCCTTCCAAGGTATCAAAGAGGCGGTCGAAGATGAAGTAAAGCAGTACTACAAGACATCATGTCCGAACGGTGATCACGAAGCTGACGTGATGTATTATCTATGGGTAAAAGAATTAGACTGTATCTCTTGTGGTGAAACCGTTCCACTGTTTGAAGATTACCGTGTTGGCCGTGGTCGATACGAAAACAAGGGTAAATACAATGTCTACTGCCCTAAATGCGAATCAATTACACTCGTCGAGGATTGGCAAAATGACTGCGAATGTAACCATTGCAACCACAAGTTCGTCCCTAAGGATGGTAATGTGACTCGGGGAGGTAACTATACGTGTGAAGAGTGTGGTCAGAAGTATGGTATCAGAGATGCAATAAACGAACAAGGCGATTATGATCTACGTCTTTATGCTCTTGAGTACTATTGTTCCAGTTGCGATGATAAATCAAATGTAGATAGATCAAATATAAAGGGATATAAAGCGGTTGATTTGCGTGATCACGAACTCTTTGAATCGGCACAGGATTCATGGAAACAGCAGGAGAATCTCCATAACTATATTCCAACTGAAAAAATCGCTGATGGTTGGTATACTGCATCCACAAAATTTGAGGGATCTGCCCCAGGAGCCCACGATATCAAAGAGTTTGGATATGAAAATTGGGCAGATATGTTTAATGAACGCCAACTCTTATGTCTTAGTACTATATTACGAGAAATTGATAAAATAGAAGACCAGAATATTAAAGAATATCTTCTATTAGCATTCACTGGATGCCTTAACAGAAATAATATGATGGTTGGATATAATTATGTCCATAATCAAATTACTAACATCTTCAAATCTAACTCGTTTGATCCACCCCAGCGACCTGCAGAAAATAACGTCTGGGGTCTAAAGCACGGAACTGGACCGTTCTACCGGAAGTTTGAATTGATAAAACGAGCTGTCGAATACGCACACGCTCCGACTGATAGGTACATTGAGGATGGAGAAACCATTGAAACCCCAGGTTTTGATACTCCACTCGGAGAAAATACGAATGTCATCTGTGACGATCTGAGGAATATCGACGCCGAAAACGAGTACGATGCGGTGATCACTGATCCGCCGTACTACGACAACGTGCTGTATTCCGAACTCTCAGACTTCTTCTACGTGTGGCAGAAGATTGTCCTCGAGGACGAGTATGACTGCTTTAGTTCGGACAAGACTTCGAGGTCCGAAATCGTCGCTAACCCTGCTCAAGATAAGGGGGTCGAAGAGTTCGAAGCTGAGCTGCGAGAGGCCTTCGAAGTCGTTCACAAGGCATTGAAGGAAGATGGTGTTCTAACGTTTACGTATCATCACAGTGACTCTGAGTCTTGGGGTGAACTCCTCGAAGCGCTATGCGATTCGGGATTCGTAGTCACCGCAACGTATCCTGTTACTGCAGATCTTCAGAAGCTAACTAAGGGAGAAGCAGTTTCATTCGATATTATTGTCGTAGCCAGACCAGCAATAGAAAGAGAACCAATCAGTTGGACATCCCTTCGACGAAACATCGTTCGAACTGCAGGAGTCACGCGAGAGCAACTAGAGGCGGAACGTGACCTTTCGGCAGGAGATATCGGCGTCGTTGAAATGGGAGAATGTTTCGCGGAGTATTCGAACCACCACGGCGAAGTCCGTCGGGATGGTGAGACCATGTCCGCAAAGGAGGTTGTCGACGAAATCTATGGAATTATCCAAGAAGAAAGTGACCTTGGTGAGATTGATGTTTTCCTTGATCTTCTTGAGGAGTGGAAACCGACGTACAACGACCTAAACAAGCTCTGCCGTGGGACCAACGCTACCCCTGATGGGCTCAAGGAGATGCGACTCTTCTTTATGGACGGGAATGACCTCATCTTAGGTACGTGGGACAACCAAAAACGCCAAGCGTATATTCAGGACAAGGTCAGTGATGAAGACCGTGATCTCAACAATCTCGATAAAGCACAATATCTCCGCTACCTGTTCGAAGAGGGTAAATCCTCGACAAAGTATCTGGAGCGCTGGGAAACAGACGATCTCGAGGAACTCTGCGAAGGACTTGCTGAGGCAACTGGAGACGAGACGTACCTAAAGATGCTTGGTGTCGATACGTCGCTGCCTGAGTACACTACCGAATAG